The Thioalkalivibrio sulfidiphilus HL-EbGr7 genome includes the window CTCTCCCCGCGTGGCGATCTGCCAGACCGCCGCAGGGATGTGGTGCTCGTAGGCACCGGCGCCGATGAAGTTGAGATCCACGTGGTCCTGGGCCGCGCGCCGGTGCATCAGGCGCGTGATCTCCATCTCGCTCATGGCCTCGGGCACCAGGTTCAGCGGTCCCGTGCGCAGCGCACTGGGGATCTCGTCGAACAGCTGCTCGATGTCGTTGACGCCGATGGCGGCCAGCATGTCCTGGATATCGGTCTCGGTGTGCGGAATAAACGGCATAACTTAACCCGGTCTGTGTGAAGGCTTGATGTCCGTCCCTGGACCGTTTGTGCGGATCGGCTGGGCTCAGCCTTCCTCGTCCACCATGGCCTGGTAGGCGTCGGCGTCCATCAGGCCGCCGGCGGCGCCCGCATCGGCGGGCTTGAGGCGGAACAGCCAGCCCTCGCCGTAGGGATCGCTGTTGACCAGTTCGGGGCTGTCGGCGAGCTGCTCGTTGACCGCCACCACCTCGCCGGCCACGGGCGCATAGACGTCGGAGGCGGCCTTCACCGACTCCACCACGGCGCAGGCGGCACCGGCGCCATGACTGCTGCCCACCTCGGGGGTCTCCACGAACACCAGGTCGCCGAGCAGCTCCTGGGCGTGATCGGAGATGCCCACGGTGACGGTGCCGTCGGATTCACTGCGCACCCACTCGTGGCTCTTGGTATAGCGAAGATCAGCAGGGGTATTGCTCATGTCGGACTCCTGGGTTCTGTGATTTAAAAATCAAACTTCTGAAAATCAAATTTCTGCCGCAGAGGCGCAGAGACGCGGAGAAGAGCAAGGCTTGGACAGGATTTACATGATTAACAGGATTTAAAGAATCAAGGCCTTTTGAATCATCCTGTGAATCATGTAAATCCTGTCGATTTGTTTCTCTGCGTCTCCGCGCCTCTGCGGCGAAAATAAGGTTCAGATCTCCACGCAGGCCTGGCCGTTGCGCACGAAGGGGGGCTTGACCAGCCTGGCCGGCTGGGGCTTGCCGCGCACGTCCACTTCCACGCGCTCGCCGGTGCCCGCGGGCACCCGGGCCAGGGCGATGGAGACACCCAGGGTGGGCGAGAAGCCGCCGCTGGTGATCTCGCCCTCGCCGGCCGCACCGCACAGCACGCGCATGTGGCCGCGCAGCACGCCACGGCCCTCCAGCACCAGGCCCACGAAACGGCGCAGGCCGCCTGCCGCCTTCTGTTTTTCCAGGGCCGCACGGCCGACGAAGTCACGCTCGGCGGGCTCGAAGGCCACGGTCCAGGCGAGACCCGATTCCAGGGGCGAGACCTGCTCGTCCATGTCCTGGCCGTAGAGATTCATGCCCGCCTCCAGGCGCAGGGTGTCCCGGGCGCCGAGGCCGGCGGGCTGCACGCCGGCCACCTTGAGGCGGTCCCAGAAGGCGGGTGCCTCGGCGGCGGGCAGCATGATCTCGAAGCCGTCCTCGCCGGTGTAACCGGTGCGGCCCACGAACCAGTCGCCGGCCTGCCCGCCCACGAAGGGAGACAGGGCATCGGCGACCCGGGCGATCTCGCCATCCAATACCGACAGGGCCTTGTCACGGCCATGGGGACCCTGCACCGCCACCATGGCGAGATCGTCCCGCTCCTGGAGCAGCACATCGAAACCGGTGGCCCGATCCCGCATCCAGGCCAGATCCTTGTCCCGGGTGGCCGCGTTGACCACCAGGCGATAGAACGTATCGGAGAGATAGTAGGTGATCAGGTCGTCCACCACCCCGCCCTCGGGGGTGAGCATGCAACTGTACAGGGCCTTGCCGGGCACCTTGAGTTTCGCCACGTCGTTGGCCAGCAGGAAGCGCAGGTAGTCGCGGGCACCGTTGCCCTGCACGTCCACCACGGTCATGTGGGAGACGTCGAACATGCCGGCATCGCGGCGCACGGCGTGGTGTTCCTCGATCTGGGAGCCGTAATGCAGGGGCATGGACCAGCCGCCGAAGTCCACCATGCGGGCGCCGGCTTCCAGGTGTTTCTCATACAGCGGGGTCTGCTTGCTCATGGTTCAGGTTCCTTGGAAAACGAAAAAGGGGTGGCCGATGCCTTTCACATCGACCACCCCTCTGTCCTGAAACCTGAGAGATTAAACCGCGTCGCGGTTCTCCCCTTCGGTGGGCCGCGCGCGGCGACCGCTCTCCAGAGCCGGTACGGGTAACCACACGGTCCTTTTGCCTGAGCGTTTCCGGGCGGAAGTTGCGCCTTCGGCGCCTCTCGATTCCGGGGAACGGAGAGGGCTCTCCCATGTGGACCGGACGCGCCTGACAGGGCGCCCTGACCGAGCCCGAACTATAGCGCACTCCAGGGTGAGGCGTAAGGGGAAAGGCGTGTGAATCGTAGGTCGGCCTTCAGGCCGACAGCGGCGGCTTGGAGAACCGCCGGGATGTCGGGCTGAAGCCCGACCTACAGGAGGTGAAAGCCCCTCACGGCCGCCGCACCAGGGCCCGGGTCACCGCCGCCGGGCCCTGGTGATAAGGCCCCTCGTCCAGGGTGGTGAGGGTCTCGGCGATCTCTTCGATGTCGCCGTCCACGAAGTCCTCGCGCAGCATGACCGCCGAGTAGAGCATGGCGGGATCCCGCGGGCCGCCGCTCTCGTAGTCCAGCTGTTCCGGGCTGAAGGCCTCCAGGAGCAGGACACCGCCGGGTTTCAGCGCGCGCAGCATGGCCCGGTGGATCTGCTGACGGATGTCCGGGGGGAAGTGGGCAAAAACGGCCACCACGTGGTCGAAGGCCGCCTCGGGCCAGTCCCATTCGGCCAGATCCACGCAGCGGGTCTCCACGGCCACGCCCCGGGACGCGGCCAGCAGTTCGGCCTTGTCGAGCCCCACCTGGGAACGATCCACCGAGAGCACCTGAAGCCCACGGCCGGCCAGCCAGACCCCGTTGCGCCCCTCGCCATCGGCCACGGCCAGGGCCCGTTGTCCCGGCTGATAAAGCCGTTCATGGCTCACCAGGAAGGCATTGGGGGCCTCGCCGTAGGCGAAACCGGACTCACGGTAGCGCTCGTCCCAGAATTCCTTCATCATAAAAGCCCTCAAAAAACGTGGCGAAAAGTTGCTTTCAGTCTGGCACGAAAACAGACTGTTCGCAGGTCACATCACCGGGTACGAGGCGACGGCCATGGACCGCGCCCACCCATCGGAATCCCCCGCCGGCATGAGCCGGGGTACCGAACGCAGTCCAAAGGAGGTCTCATGCCTGTTCGCAGCCTTTTCGCAGCCCTGTTGCTCGCCCTGTTCCTGAGCGCCCCGGCCCTGGCCGATGCCCCTGCCGAGAGCCAGGAGATCACCGGCCCCGTGATCAACCAGGATTTCTGCCCGGGCTGATTGTCAGGGTGAAGGTGGAACCACCCTCACCCCAGCCCTCTATTCCGGGCATCCTGCCCTCCACCCTTCGGGCCAGCCTGTTGGCTGCTCAAGTCCG containing:
- the gcvH gene encoding glycine cleavage system protein GcvH; translated protein: MSNTPADLRYTKSHEWVRSESDGTVTVGISDHAQELLGDLVFVETPEVGSSHGAGAACAVVESVKAASDVYAPVAGEVVAVNEQLADSPELVNSDPYGEGWLFRLKPADAGAAGGLMDADAYQAMVDEEG
- the gcvT gene encoding glycine cleavage system aminomethyltransferase GcvT; translation: MSKQTPLYEKHLEAGARMVDFGGWSMPLHYGSQIEEHHAVRRDAGMFDVSHMTVVDVQGNGARDYLRFLLANDVAKLKVPGKALYSCMLTPEGGVVDDLITYYLSDTFYRLVVNAATRDKDLAWMRDRATGFDVLLQERDDLAMVAVQGPHGRDKALSVLDGEIARVADALSPFVGGQAGDWFVGRTGYTGEDGFEIMLPAAEAPAFWDRLKVAGVQPAGLGARDTLRLEAGMNLYGQDMDEQVSPLESGLAWTVAFEPAERDFVGRAALEKQKAAGGLRRFVGLVLEGRGVLRGHMRVLCGAAGEGEITSGGFSPTLGVSIALARVPAGTGERVEVDVRGKPQPARLVKPPFVRNGQACVEI
- a CDS encoding SAM-dependent methyltransferase, whose product is MMKEFWDERYRESGFAYGEAPNAFLVSHERLYQPGQRALAVADGEGRNGVWLAGRGLQVLSVDRSQVGLDKAELLAASRGVAVETRCVDLAEWDWPEAAFDHVVAVFAHFPPDIRQQIHRAMLRALKPGGVLLLEAFSPEQLDYESGGPRDPAMLYSAVMLREDFVDGDIEEIAETLTTLDEGPYHQGPAAVTRALVRRP